From uncultured Treponema sp.:
TGAGCTTGTTTCAAAAGATGTGCTTGCAAAGAAACTTTCACTCTTGTATAGAAAAGATTTTTCTCCGGCAAATGGATTCCACGCAGATTACTATTATCTGGCAAAAGCAAAAATAACAAGATATTTTGAATCTGGAATTACAGCTGTTTGCGCAGAAGAAAACGATGACATAAGCGTTTATTCACCTAAGATTATAGAAAGGATTCTGTAAAAAAACGCGCTGAAAGAAATCTGATAAAACTCAACAACTCCTGTAAAATTATCCTAAAAAGTTATATTTTATAAGTATGAATAACGAAACAGAACATCTCAAGTCAACAACTCAAAAAACTTCACAAAACAAAACTTCCCCACTCAAACAAATCCACGTTTCCGCGGCGGTAATTCTCCGAAACACGAGCGAGGGCGAAAAGCAGATTTTTGCGACACAGCGCGGATACGGCGAATGGAAGGACTGGTGGGAATTTCCGGGCGGAAAGATTGAGGCAGGCGAAAGCGCGGAACAGGCGGTTGTGCGCGAAATCCGCGAGGAGCTTGCGACGGAAATCAGGGCGGAACGAAAACTCTGCACGGCTGAATACGACTACCCTGCCTTTCACTTGAAAATGGAATGTTTTTTGTGCTCGGTTGTTTCCGGGAATCTGACACTTTTGGAGCACGAGAACGCGGTCTGGCTTTCCGCGGAAAAACTTGAAAGCGTAAAATGGCTTCCAGCGGACGTGGAAGTTTTAGGCAAAGTGAAAGAACTTTTGTAGGCGGATGCGGTAGCGCTGGAAGCCCCGAAGTTCTTGGGTGATTGAGCCTGTCGAAATTACCCAAGAATGAGCGGTTAGCGAAGGGCGGACATAGCGACGGCAAGTGCCGAAGGTGCTTGCCGGACCGCCATGAATATTCTGTAAAACCAAAAAGAGAACTGCTGAAACTTTTTGCACGCAAAGTTGTTTAGCAAATGTAATCTTAAAAAATTTTATATTCGCAGTTTTATGCTGATTTTTTATATTCAATTTATTATATTTAAAGCATAAAATATTCGGAGGAAAAAATGAAAGAACTAAAGGCATTTATTCTGGCTGTATCGGTTTCGCTTGTTGTTTCGGCGGCGATTGTTTCCGTGGGACTTTCAAAAATCGCAAGACCTGACAGGACTGTTACGGTGCGCGGACTTGCAGAAAAAGAAGTCGATGCTGACCTTGCTCTTTGGCCGCTCACATTCACGCTTGGAGCAAACAGCCTTCCGCAGCTTCAGAAGGACATTCTGGCAAAAACTCAGACTGTAAAGGAATATCTTGCAAGCCACGGACTTTCCGAAGAAGACTACACGGTTCAGTCGCCAAGCATAACTGACAACACTGTCAATCCGTACATGGATCAGAATAAAATTCTTTACACTTACATTGCGCAGACCGTAGTTCTTGTTCGCTCCTCAAAAGTTGCTGAAGTAAAAAAAGCGCAGGACGATTCCCTTGACCTGATGAGCAGCGGAATCGCAGTTTCAAAAGACTACAACAGCAAGATTTCTTTTGAATTTACAAAACTGAATGACATAAAGCCGAAGATGATTGCCGAAGCGACAAAAAATGCGCGCACAGCAGCAGAACAATTTGCGCATGACTCCGGAAGCAAAGTCGGAAAAATCAAAAAAGCAACCCAGGGATTTTTCAGCATAGAGAACGCCGCCGAAGACCTTCAGGAAAAAAAGACAATCCGCGTTGTAACTACAGTCGAATATCTTTTAAAATAAAATTGCCCGAGCATATCAGGCAACAACAAACAAAATCCGCCGCGGAAAAAACAGACTGTGGCGGATTATTTTTTTCAATCCCTGAACAAAAAGCATTCTTCCCCATGCGAAAAAATTACGCCGATTGCCTGCAAGAATGAATAGACAATTGTGCTTCCCATGAATTTCATTCCGCGTTTTTTTAGTTCTGCGGAGATTGAGTCTGAAAGACCGTTCGTCGCCTTGCCTGTCTCGTGAATTATTTTTATTCCGGAAAAATCGGATTTGTTCTTAGAATTTTCCTCAATGATTTCGATTTTTGTATTCTTCTTTTCTGCCACGGAGTCATTGCATAAATATTCGTCCAAAAACTTTTTTATGAAACTAAAGAAACTTCCGTATTCAAGGCAAATCGTCCTGAAAATTCTTGCGTTTGAAATGCTCGACTTTATTTTTAGCCGGTTTCTTATGATTTTTGGATTTGCCAAAAGTTCAGCGATTTTTTCCTCGCCGTAGCCACAGACTTTTTCAAGGTCGAATCCGTCGTAGGCAGAACGGAAATCTTCACGCTTGTTCAAGACACATTCCCATGAAAGCCCCGCCTGAAAACTTTCGAGCGTCAGCATTTCAAAAAGATATTTGTCGTCCGTGCTTTTTTCGCTGAAACTTCCCCATTCATTGTCGTGGTAGTCAATATATTTCGGATTTTTAAGGTTGCACCAATTGCATCGCGGAAGATTTTTGTCAAAAAGATTTTTTGAATCTGACTCAGATGATGTCATTTCCAGTTTTCCCAGATTTTTGGTTCAAGTCCGCAGGTCGCAGCATTTTTCCGTTACGGCAAACCGGAAGTTTCATCAAAAGCTGGTTTTCAAAAAGTTTTTCTTCCTTGTTAGCGTCATCAAGATATGCGAACGAAGCGTAGTCTTTTGATTTTTTGTCCGCCAAAAGCTCGACCGCATCCGCACGTGAGCCAGCCGCGCGCGAAAGTGAATCCACAACGCTTTCAAATTCGCCCCGGCTCATAGCTTTTTCCTTTAAATCAACAAACTGAAAAGGAATCCGCCGCTCCTTGAACCACATCTGCGCCTTTTTTGTGTCAAAATTCCTTGTCGTCCCAAAAATCTGAATCATGCGGAGATTATAGCAGAAATCTGGCGGAAGTTATAGAACACGCAACTTGTTTCTAAAGCCGCAAAATTTCGCTATAATCTTTTTATTATGAATACGAACGAAAATAAAAATGCAACTCTTTCTGAAATTTCACGCCAGACGGAAAAGATAATCGCTGAGCTGCTCGATTCCCATCCGCAGAAAGCCGGCTCGGTTTTTGTAATCGGCTGCTCGACGAGCGAAGTTGCGGGCGGCTCAATCGGAAAGGACTCGAGCGCGGAAATCGGAAAAGCGATTTTTGAGACTGCAAACAGAATTTTGTCTGAAAAAGGAATTTTTCTTGCGTGCCAGTGCTGTGAGCATTTAAACCGCGCGCTTGTTGTTGAGTGCGAGTGCGCAGAAAAATACGGACTTGACGAGGTGAGCGTTGTTCCGTGGATTCACGGAGGCGGCTCGTTTGCGACTGCGGCTTACTACGGATTCAAGGAGCCGGTCGTCGTTGAGCATATAAAGGCGGCGGCTGGAATCGACATTGGAAGCACGCTGATTGGAATGCACTTGAAAGAAGTCGCGGTTCCAGTCCACCCGGAGCAGAAATTCGTCGGCAAGGCTTACGTTACGGCGGCTTACTCACGGCCGAAACTCATTGGTGGCGCGCGGGCAAGATACACAGCGGAAAAGCAAGAACCGTAACGTTTTGAAAAATTACTTGCTGGCAAAGAACGTTACGATAACGCAAGCAGAAATCGTGTGCGGACAGCAAACGTTAAAATAACGCTAGCTGAAATTGCTTGCGGTCAAGGAAAATCAAAATAACGTTTGAAGAAATTATGTCATGTCGGGGAACATTACTATAACGTTTAGAGAAATCATCTGCGGTCGGTCAGCGTTAAAATAACGCTTCGAGAAATTACATAAAATCAGCAAACGTTATTTTAATGCCCATAGAAGTTTCGGCCGACTTATTTCTTCGAATTTTCCTTAATTGACAATTTCCATAAAAAGTAGTTTTATATAAAAAGACTTTATAAAATAACATAATGTTTTTAGGAGTTATTATGTATTTATCAAAAAAATCGAAAGTTGTACTAGTTGCGCTCATGGTTTCAGCTTCATCTTGCTTCGCCCAGAAATGGAAAAGCCTTGTAAATGGAATTGAAGGCAGAGTCGGCGGAAAAAACAATTCACAGACAACAGAACAAACTCAGGCAATCGAACAAACAGAAACAAACAATGCCAAGAAAAATACTGCAAAACTTTCAAACAATCCTCAAGTTCAGAAAAAAGCCGCTTATCTTACAAAAGCCGAAGTCGCGCTAAACTCAAAAGATTACAATACTGCCGCAGAAAACTACAACAAAGCTGTAAAAACAAAGCTTCCGTCGAACGTTGACAAATCTGACGCCGACATACTTAACACTTGGACAAAAGAAATCTATGCAAGGCTTCAATATAACAATATCAAAAGTTTTACAAACAGATAACTTTTAACAGAACCCGGTTTTCACAATGTGAAGCCGGGATTTTTTTTTGCGTTCCCTGCCTTGCGGCAGGTCGGGCTTTCCGCACTTCGCTATCCGCTCATCCTTGCGCTACGCTACAGGACTGCTCCACAGGTGCTACAATCCCTAACGCATTAAGCATTAATCATTACAAATTGCATTCCATCTTCCCCATTTCCGCGCGCAGAAAAATCACAGCAACCACGAACGAAACTGCATCGCTTATGAGCGCGCTCCAGAGCATTGTCACAATATTTTTGCTCACGGTGGCAAGAATAATTGAAGCCGGAACAAAAACTATCACGTCTCGGAGCAAAGCGAGAAGCGTTGATTTTCCGCTTTTTCCGATTGACTGCAAGATTATCGCCGAGGACTTTATGAAGCATGTCATTATGATTCCGCTCAAAAAGATTCTTACGCAAAGCCGCGCATATTCAATATATTCAGGCGGGTTGCCTTTTCCGAAAATTGAAATCACCAAATCCGGAAGGAATTCAAAAATCAGGAAAACCACAGCGCCGATTGCAAGCACAAGACGAAGAATTACACGGGCAGTTTCCTTTACGCGCGCAAAGTTTCCGGCTCCCATATTGAATCCGATAATCGGCTGGCCGCCCAAGCTGATTCCAATCACAACGGAAATAACAATTCCGAAAACTTTCATAACGATTCCAACGACCGCAAGCGGAATCACAGAGCCGAAAGCCTCGCCGGTGCTTGCGAAAGTTCCGTAGCCGTATTTTGAAAGAAGATTGTTGTTCACGGCGATTACTATCACGATTGAAAGCTGAACAATAAGAGACGCCATTCCAATCATTGAAATTCGGGCAAGCAAAATAAAATCAGGCTTAAGACATTTAAGGCTGAGGCGGAAATTCTTTGAGCGGAAAATGTAAAAAATGCTCATCGCAAAAGTCAAAATCTGCCCGATTACAGTCGCAATCGCAGCACCTTTCACGCCCATTCCAAAGACGAAAATAAAAACCGGATCAAGAATAATGTTCGAAACCGCGCCAACAAGAGTGCAAGTCATCGCGAATTTCGGCGAGCCGTCCGCACGGATTGCGCCGTTCAATCCCTGGCCAATCATATAGAAAGGAAGCCCCATGCAGATCACCGTAAAATACTCGTTCGCAAAATCGTAGCAGAGCTTTTCACTTGGATTCGCGCCGAAAACCGCAAGAATCTGGTTCTTGAACAAAAATCCAAAAGCGCAAAGCAAAACCGAAAGAATAACCAGAAACGAAAATCCAGTTCCAACGCACTTGTCCGCCTTTTCCCTGTTCTTCTCGCCGAGCGAAAGGCTGAACATCGCCGCCGAGCCGTCTCCCACAAGAAGCGAAAGTCCCAAAGCCAGAACTGTAAAGGGATAGACGATATTGGTCGCCGCGTTTCCGAATGCGCCCGCACTGCTCCACCCGATAAAAATCTGGTCAACAATATTGTACAAAGCCGCAACCAGCATGCTGATTACACACGGAACGGCGAAATGCCGCACAAGCCGCCCGATTTTCTCGCTCCCCAAATCATAATTTTTCATAATTCACCTCAAGAAAAAAAACACAATCCATTAAACAAAAAAAGCAGCCTAAAAACGCGCCCGAACTGGACTTACGCTTTTGGCTGCTCGTTAGATTGCATTTGAATTTTTAATTTCGCCTATCCTAGCAGATTTTTTGATTTTGTGTAAGCGATGAGAAGAAAATAAAATTTTTGCATGAGCCCAAAATACGCTGAGAAGCTCGTAAAAGTTTTCGAACGAGTTAAAAGTGCGTTGGGCGGCTCACAAAATTTTCCGAACGACCAAAAAATGCGTTGGGCAACTCGTAAATTTTTCCGAACGAGCCAAAAGTACGCTGGGCAGGCCGTGAAAGTTTTCGAACGAGTTAAAAGTGCGTTTGGCCATTGCGTAAAAACCCTACACCGCCACCGAAAAGCACACACAATTCTCGCCTTTTTCAGTTTTTGTGTTCTGCACTTCGATTTTTCCGCCGTGGAGGCTTGCGATTGCCTGCGCGATTGAAAGTCCAAGCCCAGAGCCTGCCGTGCTTCTTGAGCGGTCGCCGCGGTAAAGCCGGTCGAAAACGTGGGGAATGTCTTCCTCACTGATTGCGCCTGTGTTAAGCACGGAGATTTTCGCGCGTTTTTCAGCCTGTTCTTCAATTTCAAGCGTAACCTCGCCGCCGTCCGCCGTGTACTGGAACGCGTTCTGCAGAAGATTCGAGACGCACCGCATAAGAAGAAGCGGGTCTGCCTTAAAGTCAAAGTCTTTTGCGCAATTTTTTTCCACGCTGAATTTTATGTTCTTCTTTTTTGCAAGGAGCGCAAACCGGGATGAGACATCGTCTGCAAATTTCCATGCGTTCACGTCCGCAGGCGAAATTTTCATTTCCGGGGACTCAAAGCGGCTCAAGTCCTGAAGATTCCACACGAGTTTTTCAATCAGCGTAAGCTCGGAGTAAAGGGCGGAAAAACGCTCTGCCGTAGCCTCAAGAACTCCGTCGTTCATTCCCTCAACCTGCATTTTCACCGCCGTAAGCGGAGTGCGCAAATCGTGCGAGATGTCCTGCATCCACTGCCTGCGCAAAGTCTCCTCGTGCAAAAGCCGTGCCTTCAGCTTTTTGACCGAATCCAGAATCCTGTCGAACTCGTTCACGCCAAGAGCCGCCATGTCCTTTTTCATCAAGTCCGGGGAAGAGATGTAGTCTGCAAGAGAGCGCGCCTTTTTTGAGAGCATCGTCGAAATCAGAACGGAAAGAGCAATCGTGATTGAAACTGCAAGAGCGATTCCTGCAAAAAGCCCTTTTTCCATTGTGGAGACAAAAATTCTGTTCGCCTTGTACGCCAGAAACCCGACGTTGTCCGCGCAAAGATAGCCTATTGTCTCGCCGCCGTCCTTTATCTGGACAGGAGAATTGAGCGATAGGAAAGTTGAAAGCGAGCCGACCGATTTTTCAACTTCGTCCTGAGTGCTGACCTTTCCTTTTTCAAGAAGAAGAACGGGCTTTTTGTTCCTGTCAAAAATGTAGATGTAAAGAGAATCCGTTGTGTAAGGCATTACGGCTTTTTCAAGCTCGGAAGCGGAAAGGCTTCCCGTAAGCCTGTACGTTTTTGAGATTGCCGGAAGAATCAGAGAGACAAAGTCGTCCCTTTTGTCCGCGTTCCAGTCGTTTATCGAGCGGCTCACCGACACCGTAAAAATTACGGACATCGCGGCGATTACGGCAAAAGAGGCGGCGATAAATCCTGTAAGAATCCGTGCAAAAATCGACTTCATTTTCTATTTTTTGGAATCCGCCTTTATTCCGCTGAACCTGTAGCCGAAGCCCCTTACGGTTGAAATCCACTGCTGCCCGATTTTTGAGCGCAAGTTCGCCATGTGTGTGTCTATCGTTCTCTCCGAGCCTTCAAAAAAATAGTTCAGGCATTCGCCCAAAAGCTGCTCACGCGAGACAACCTGCCCCGCGTTCGACGCAAGATACAAGAGGATTTTCCATTCTGTTGAAGTAAGCTCCGCAGCGTTTCCGTCAACGCTCACGCTGTGCTTCGCCTCGTCAATAATAACGGTCGAGTTTCCGCTCTTCCATTCGCCCGAAGCAGTGCTTTTTCCGCTGTCTGTTTTTCCGCTTCTTCTTAAAAGCGCGTGAACACGAAGAACAAGCTCCTTTGCCGAGAAAGGCTTGCATATGTAGTCGTCCGCGCCAAGTTCGAATCCTAAAATTCTGTCGGACTCGGAATCCTTTGCGGTCAAAAAAATAAGCGGAATGTCGCTTGTCGCCCTTATTTCCTTTGCGAGCGCGAATCCGCTTCCGTCAGGGAGCATAACGTCAAGAATCGCAAGGTCGGCCGTCTCCCTTTTTACCGCGTCCAGAACGCCCGAAACTCCGCCGAATTCAAGCGTCTTGTAGCCGTCAAGCTTCAGGTAGCCAGAAACAGCATCGCGAATCAGAGAGTTGTCCTCAACAATTATCACGCAGGCCATTTTTCAGTTTTCCTTTTTTTCAGATGAAGATGAAGCAGAAGCCGCAGAAGAAGATGATGATGAAACTGGCGCATTGTACACAAAATTCCGCATTATGATTCCAGACGGATTTTTTTCAAGCACAATGTTTCCTTTCCAGTCGTAGAAGAATTCTTTTTCAGAGACAGTTTTTCCTTCCGCATTTTTAAGAACCGAGCGAATCATATTTCCAGCGGAAAAAGTCCGTGTCTCCTCAGTCTTCAGGCTTCCGTCCGCGCCGAGCGTTTTTATTGAAGAAGCCTTTCCGTTTGAATACGAGTAGTTCACGCTCTCGTAAAATCCGCTTGCGTCATAGTTTTTTTCCTGCGCCAAAGTTGAGTCCGCATTGTAGATATATTCAACACGCTTGAAAAGTTTTCCGTCAGCATAGAACGAAGAATAATCTTTTACGCGTCCATCCTCGGTGTAGATGTATTTTTCAGTAAAGTTCAATGTGCCTGCCGCGGAATAAGTCTTGCATTCAGAAAGCCGGGATTTTTCGTTGTAGAAATATTCCGCGCGCCACTCTATCTCGCCGCTTCCTGAATAAGAAGTCTCGCTTGCAAGAAGCCCCTTTTCGCCGTAGCCGTAGGAATAACGCCACTTCACGTTTTTTGACGAGTCAAGCCCGGTGATTTCTGAAATCTTTCCGTCATCAAGAAATTTCCGCCCGACAACAGTTTTTTCAGAGCCGTCATCGTTGAACTGTGTTTCCTTTGAAATCCGCCCGTCCGCAAATTCAAGAACACTGTATTTTTTTAGCGTGTCTGGAGAAGTTCCTCGATATTCTGTGACGGAAAAAGGCGAGCCGCTGAATTTAGGAGAGGTAGCCAATGTGTTTTTTGAAACTGAAACCGTGTTCTGCGGAAAAACTTCCGCGCCTACAAAAAAAAGAACGGAAACAAATATTAAACAAAAAAGACGGGATGATTTCATTTTAATCCTCAAGTACGTGATTTTCTTCTATTATATATAAATGCAAAATACGATTTCAAGATACAAAAGCGGTTATAAATCTATTAAAAGTTAAAAACAAAAACCAAACTGAAAAACATTTGCACAAACTAAACACACAATTCGTTTTTCAGTTTGATTTCTGCTGGCGAAAGTTGATTTTTTAATAATTCAAAAAATCGACTTTCTGCCAATTTTAGCAAATTTTTACTCTGCAACTGGAGCAGAAGCATCGCTAGCTTCTGGAGCTTCGCTTTGAACAGAACTTGTGTTTTCATTTTCCACAGAGCTAGAATCTTCTTGCAAATGAGCTTCTGATGTTGTCGCACTGTCTAACTGTTCTTGAACAGCAGGTGTAGTTTCTTGTACAGAAGAGGCTTCTTTTTTAGTTCCCACACAAGAGAACATCATTGCGGCAAATCCAACCATTGATACAGCGATAAAAGTTTTTGTTGTTGTTTTCATATTTTCCTCCAGATTATTCCAAATCGATTTTTTATTTTGCAAGAACTAAAGAAGCTTCTTCGCTAAAGTTGTTTGCAAGGCGAAGAACTGAAACCTTGTCGTCCGAGCTGTCTGCAAGACTTGCAACTTCAACATTGTTTATAAGAATAGCAGAATCCTTTACTTCAACAGGAAGTGTTTTTCCCGAAAGAGTCTGAACAGAACTCTTTGTCTCAAGGTTTTCCTTTGTAAGCTTTTCAGGAACTATATAGTCAGAAATATTCTGGACAATTTTTTCTGTATCGGCAATTGCGTCAATTGGAGCAAGAACTGTAACGCCAGAATCAGAATCAACATCCTTTACTTTGTCTGAAGAATTTTTAAGAATATTGGCGAATACTTTTATTCCATCAACTTCCTCAATCGACTTTGAGATTTCCTGAGCGGAAAGAGTCTTGTCATCCGCGTTTTCTGAAACAGACTCCTGATTTGCGCTTGCCTCAACGTTCGCATTTGTGCTAAGCTCGCCGAGTGCCGATGAAGAAGGATTGAATTCCTGCGCAAAAACCGCAGCCGCAACCAATGCCGATACACCCAAAGTTAAAACTGTCTTTTTCATAAAATTACCCTTGCCAAAAATCAGACGGATTTTCTGACGGACTTTGACGCACAAGCATCTATTCCGTTCCCCTCTCTGCTTTTGACACTGCCATAGTAGAATTCGTGTTTCAAGATTTTCTCTCGGAATTGTCAAGATTGTGTGAAGATTTTGAAGAAATGGAAAAATAAAAAAAGCAGCCTCCGTCACAAGACAGAAGCTGCCTGAAAAATCGAATCCGTGTGAGCAAACTCCTCAACACGCAACCAATCCCACCACAAAAATAACTTAGGGCATGGAAGCCCGAAGTTCCAAAATGCGGGTTGAGCGTGTCGAAACCACATTTTGGAATGAGCGTGAGCGAAGGCTGGAACGCCAGACGGCGGCGGGTGGAATGTAACGAAGTGAAATGCAACCGCCGCCGGAAGCTCTGCAAACCTAACGGTTTGCTACCGAGTTTTCTTACGAAAACTCGCACAACAATCGGAACATCGCACAGATTCTTTGTGCTCCATGCAGCACAATTCATAACACGCAACCACTACGACTGGACACTCAAAAAACTTGAATTTTAAAGCAGCCTTGCGCGAGCGTTCCACACACAGCGGAACGAGCTTTCCATACACCATGGAACGGACGTTCCACAGGCAATGGAACGCCCGTTATACATTTAGTCGCCGCATCTCATGCAACGTTTAAACTTGCCCACGCCTTCCCTACCCGTGGATTTTCCAGCCGTTTATCATTTTTACAAACGCAGGGTCGTGGTGGTTCACGATTTCGCTGTGTCCGATGTCGAGCGCGGCGATTTTTTTCATGTCGTCCGAAGAAAGCTCAAAATCCCACACGTTGAAATTCTCCACAATTCGCTCCTTGTGAACGGACTTTGGAATCACGACAACTCCGCGCTGAATGTTCCACCGCAAAATCACCTGCGCTGCAGTTTTTCCGTGGCTAGTGGCAATTTCCGCCAAAACTGGATTCTTGAAAATCTCGTGCTTTCCTTCCGCAAAAGGTCCCCACGCCTCTGGCACAACGCCGTAATTCTTCATGTTTTCAAGCGCGCCAGGCTGCTGGAAGAACGGATGAAGCTCCACCTGATTCACCGCCGGAATCACGTCAAAGTTCTCGCAAAGGTCAGCGAGCCGGTCGGGATACATATTGCTCACGCCGACTGCGCGGATTTTTCCTTCCTTATACAATTCAATCATCGCGCGGTAAGAGCCGTAATAGTCGCCGAACGGCTGATGAAAAAGATAAAGGTCAAGATATTCAAGCCCAAGTTTTTTGAGCGAAACTGCAAACGCCTTTTTCGCGTTCTCGTAGCCAAAATCCTGAACCCACAGCTTCGTCGTAACAAAAAGTTCCTCGCGCTTCACAATTCCGTCAGAAACCGCACGGGCAATCGCACGTCCAACCGACTCCTCGTTCTGATAAGCCGCCGCCGTGTCAATCAGCCGGTAGCCCGCGCAAATCGCGTCATAAACCGCCTGCTCCGTAACATTTTCGTCCGGCACCTGAAACACGCCGAAACCAAGCATTGGCATTTTTACGCCGTTGTTCAACTTTACGTAGTCCATACAAGCCTCCATATTTATATATTTGCGCGAGTTTCAGTTTTCTGAAACTCGTTAAGTGAGCAAAGCGAACGACGCATTTTTACGCCATTGTTCAATGTAACAAAATCCATATTTCCTCCAAAATTAAAAATTTCTTGTCGC
This genomic window contains:
- a CDS encoding (deoxy)nucleoside triphosphate pyrophosphohydrolase, producing MNNETEHLKSTTQKTSQNKTSPLKQIHVSAAVILRNTSEGEKQIFATQRGYGEWKDWWEFPGGKIEAGESAEQAVVREIREELATEIRAERKLCTAEYDYPAFHLKMECFLCSVVSGNLTLLEHENAVWLSAEKLESVKWLPADVEVLGKVKELL
- a CDS encoding SIMPL domain-containing protein (The SIMPL domain is named for its presence in mouse protein SIMPL (signalling molecule that associates with mouse pelle-like kinase). Bacterial member BP26, from Brucella, was shown to assemble into a channel-like structure, while YggE from E. coli has been associated with resistance to oxidative stress.) translates to MKELKAFILAVSVSLVVSAAIVSVGLSKIARPDRTVTVRGLAEKEVDADLALWPLTFTLGANSLPQLQKDILAKTQTVKEYLASHGLSEEDYTVQSPSITDNTVNPYMDQNKILYTYIAQTVVLVRSSKVAEVKKAQDDSLDLMSSGIAVSKDYNSKISFEFTKLNDIKPKMIAEATKNARTAAEQFAHDSGSKVGKIKKATQGFFSIENAAEDLQEKKTIRVVTTVEYLLK
- a CDS encoding DNA-3-methyladenine glycosylase I, whose amino-acid sequence is MTSSESDSKNLFDKNLPRCNWCNLKNPKYIDYHDNEWGSFSEKSTDDKYLFEMLTLESFQAGLSWECVLNKREDFRSAYDGFDLEKVCGYGEEKIAELLANPKIIRNRLKIKSSISNARIFRTICLEYGSFFSFIKKFLDEYLCNDSVAEKKNTKIEIIEENSKNKSDFSGIKIIHETGKATNGLSDSISAELKKRGMKFMGSTIVYSFLQAIGVIFSHGEECFLFRD
- a CDS encoding ArsC family transcriptional regulator, which gives rise to MIQIFGTTRNFDTKKAQMWFKERRIPFQFVDLKEKAMSRGEFESVVDSLSRAAGSRADAVELLADKKSKDYASFAYLDDANKEEKLFENQLLMKLPVCRNGKMLRPADLNQKSGKTGNDII
- a CDS encoding TIGR01440 family protein, with the protein product MNTNENKNATLSEISRQTEKIIAELLDSHPQKAGSVFVIGCSTSEVAGGSIGKDSSAEIGKAIFETANRILSEKGIFLACQCCEHLNRALVVECECAEKYGLDEVSVVPWIHGGGSFATAAYYGFKEPVVVEHIKAAAGIDIGSTLIGMHLKEVAVPVHPEQKFVGKAYVTAAYSRPKLIGGARARYTAEKQEP
- a CDS encoding MATE family efflux transporter, which codes for MKNYDLGSEKIGRLVRHFAVPCVISMLVAALYNIVDQIFIGWSSAGAFGNAATNIVYPFTVLALGLSLLVGDGSAAMFSLSLGEKNREKADKCVGTGFSFLVILSVLLCAFGFLFKNQILAVFGANPSEKLCYDFANEYFTVICMGLPFYMIGQGLNGAIRADGSPKFAMTCTLVGAVSNIILDPVFIFVFGMGVKGAAIATVIGQILTFAMSIFYIFRSKNFRLSLKCLKPDFILLARISMIGMASLIVQLSIVIVIAVNNNLLSKYGYGTFASTGEAFGSVIPLAVVGIVMKVFGIVISVVIGISLGGQPIIGFNMGAGNFARVKETARVILRLVLAIGAVVFLIFEFLPDLVISIFGKGNPPEYIEYARLCVRIFLSGIIMTCFIKSSAIILQSIGKSGKSTLLALLRDVIVFVPASIILATVSKNIVTMLWSALISDAVSFVVAVIFLRAEMGKMECNL
- a CDS encoding HAMP domain-containing sensor histidine kinase translates to MKSIFARILTGFIAASFAVIAAMSVIFTVSVSRSINDWNADKRDDFVSLILPAISKTYRLTGSLSASELEKAVMPYTTDSLYIYIFDRNKKPVLLLEKGKVSTQDEVEKSVGSLSTFLSLNSPVQIKDGGETIGYLCADNVGFLAYKANRIFVSTMEKGLFAGIALAVSITIALSVLISTMLSKKARSLADYISSPDLMKKDMAALGVNEFDRILDSVKKLKARLLHEETLRRQWMQDISHDLRTPLTAVKMQVEGMNDGVLEATAERFSALYSELTLIEKLVWNLQDLSRFESPEMKISPADVNAWKFADDVSSRFALLAKKKNIKFSVEKNCAKDFDFKADPLLLMRCVSNLLQNAFQYTADGGEVTLEIEEQAEKRAKISVLNTGAISEEDIPHVFDRLYRGDRSRSTAGSGLGLSIAQAIASLHGGKIEVQNTKTEKGENCVCFSVAV
- a CDS encoding response regulator transcription factor, with protein sequence MACVIIVEDNSLIRDAVSGYLKLDGYKTLEFGGVSGVLDAVKRETADLAILDVMLPDGSGFALAKEIRATSDIPLIFLTAKDSESDRILGFELGADDYICKPFSAKELVLRVHALLRRSGKTDSGKSTASGEWKSGNSTVIIDEAKHSVSVDGNAAELTSTEWKILLYLASNAGQVVSREQLLGECLNYFFEGSERTIDTHMANLRSKIGQQWISTVRGFGYRFSGIKADSKK
- a CDS encoding fasciclin domain-containing protein: MKKTVLTLGVSALVAAAVFAQEFNPSSSALGELSTNANVEASANQESVSENADDKTLSAQEISKSIEEVDGIKVFANILKNSSDKVKDVDSDSGVTVLAPIDAIADTEKIVQNISDYIVPEKLTKENLETKSSVQTLSGKTLPVEVKDSAILINNVEVASLADSSDDKVSVLRLANNFSEEASLVLAK
- a CDS encoding aldo/keto reductase: MDYVKLNNGVKMPMLGFGVFQVPDENVTEQAVYDAICAGYRLIDTAAAYQNEESVGRAIARAVSDGIVKREELFVTTKLWVQDFGYENAKKAFAVSLKKLGLEYLDLYLFHQPFGDYYGSYRAMIELYKEGKIRAVGVSNMYPDRLADLCENFDVIPAVNQVELHPFFQQPGALENMKNYGVVPEAWGPFAEGKHEIFKNPVLAEIATSHGKTAAQVILRWNIQRGVVVIPKSVHKERIVENFNVWDFELSSDDMKKIAALDIGHSEIVNHHDPAFVKMINGWKIHG